One Magnetococcales bacterium genomic region harbors:
- a CDS encoding iron-containing alcohol dehydrogenase — MNFEFQNPTRIIFGAGVLSRLGEVARREGRRALLVTGGGSVKRNGAFDRAVASLEEAGVGVVECPGVEPNPRLSTVLRGARLARAEQCDLVIALGGGSVMDAAKVMAATVFYEGDPWQMMVHSPTGMRLPTRALPVITVPTLAATGSEMNKGAVITNEQTVEKSFVLADCLYPRVALVDPVLTLTVPPDQTAYGVCDLITHVTEGYFNGIDGVPLQDRFAEGVILTALEWGPKAVADGQDLEARLQVQWASVVALNGWVQAGAEAVGFPVHMIEHTISAIHDVAHGAGLAVVNPAWMRVAAAVRPARFAQFAERVFGVSQSSGSELDRAREGVDRFEAFLRSIHCPTRLSELNLDGSLIERYARETLQSVHDDQGRLPGRPAMDQATLIAMLHGAR, encoded by the coding sequence GATTATCTTCGGCGCCGGAGTGCTCTCCCGTCTGGGCGAGGTCGCCCGGAGAGAAGGGCGTCGGGCCCTGCTGGTCACCGGGGGGGGAAGTGTCAAGCGCAACGGCGCTTTCGACCGAGCCGTGGCCAGCCTCGAAGAAGCGGGGGTGGGGGTGGTGGAATGTCCGGGCGTCGAACCCAATCCCCGTCTGTCGACGGTGTTGCGCGGTGCGCGGCTGGCCCGGGCTGAACAGTGTGACCTGGTCATCGCCCTGGGGGGCGGCAGCGTCATGGATGCGGCCAAGGTGATGGCGGCCACCGTCTTCTATGAAGGGGATCCGTGGCAGATGATGGTTCACAGCCCGACGGGGATGCGCCTTCCCACCCGCGCGTTGCCCGTCATCACCGTTCCGACGCTGGCGGCCACCGGATCGGAGATGAACAAGGGGGCGGTGATCACCAATGAGCAAACCGTGGAGAAATCCTTCGTTCTCGCCGACTGTCTCTATCCCAGGGTGGCCCTGGTGGATCCCGTCCTGACCCTTACGGTTCCGCCCGACCAGACCGCCTACGGCGTCTGCGACCTGATCACCCACGTCACCGAGGGATACTTCAACGGAATTGACGGCGTTCCCCTGCAGGATCGGTTTGCGGAGGGGGTCATCCTCACCGCTCTGGAATGGGGGCCCAAGGCGGTAGCCGACGGCCAGGATCTGGAGGCGCGCCTTCAGGTGCAGTGGGCGTCGGTGGTGGCTCTCAACGGCTGGGTGCAGGCCGGAGCCGAGGCAGTGGGATTTCCGGTCCATATGATCGAACACACCATTTCCGCCATCCATGATGTGGCCCACGGCGCGGGTTTGGCGGTTGTCAATCCCGCCTGGATGCGCGTCGCCGCCGCAGTGCGTCCGGCCCGCTTCGCCCAGTTCGCCGAACGTGTTTTCGGTGTGTCGCAATCGTCAGGCAGTGAGCTTGACCGAGCTCGGGAAGGGGTGGACCGGTTCGAGGCTTTTCTGCGTTCCATCCATTGTCCGACCCGCCTCTCCGAACTGAATCTCGACGGTTCCCTGATCGAGCGCTATGCCCGTGAGACACTGCAAAGCGTCCACGACGATCAGGGGCGTTTGCCCGGTCGTCCGGCCATGGACCAGGCCACCCTCATCGCGATGTTGCACGGGGCGCGGTAG